From the Verrucomicrobiota bacterium genome, one window contains:
- the gyrA gene encoding DNA gyrase subunit A gives MPDDNPPPVPGAPPPPPGNPTSIYTQHEKITKINVADEIKNSFLDYSMSVIISRALPDARDGLKPSQRRILFAMENLSLFPGRKHIKCAKICGDTSGNYHPHGEAVIYPTLVHMAQPWAMREKLVDGKGNFGSVEDDPPAAMRYTEARLTHLGAALLQDMDKDTVDFVPNYDERLTEPVVFPAAFPNLLVNGGTGIAVGMATNMAPHNLGEAIDAICAQVDRPQITIPELMAFIKGPDFPTGGIVCGLEGIRNYFNTGRGSLKLRGKIVMEQMKGGREQLVITEIPYNVNRAALEQQIAGLVNEKIIPEISGMRNESDEHCRLVLELKRDAIAKVVINNLYQHTQMEVSFSVNLLAIDHGRPKTLNLREIIQCYIDHRREVILRRTRFELRKAEERAEILEGYLCALRNLDEFIRIIRGSRNREEAKIKLLAFEWSRQQVEAWGLFIRSEARVASGFYSLSDRQVDSILELQLYRLTGLEIDKVRAEYAELLEKIKDLLDTLARESRVMGIIKSELLVIKEKHATPRRTELVPDEGDIAIEDLIANEAVIITLTHNGLVKRTSISSYRAQRRGGRGVIGMATREGSAVEGEETDFIEHLFTASTHDYLLFFTNTGRVYQERVHEIPDMGRAAKGRSIANLLELRPQEKVAALIRIVAKTGPQREDTTWQQPGFLLFATEQGTVKKTSLDEYANIRKDGIIAINIESGDRLIDVKLSSGASEVLLITHDGMSIRFSEEDVRPMGRATGGVRGINLEGSDRVVALALVESDSTLLVAGENGVGKRTGFDAYPLQSRAGKGVITMKTGEKTGGIAGALTVKENDEIMLITSAGQMVRIGVNHIRETGRIAMGVKLINLDDGDKLQAIAPVLGEDEKADSTELPTSEAPSGPN, from the coding sequence ATGCCCGACGACAACCCACCCCCGGTCCCCGGCGCCCCTCCCCCGCCCCCCGGCAACCCCACCTCCATCTACACTCAACACGAGAAGATCACCAAGATCAACGTCGCGGACGAGATCAAGAACTCCTTCCTCGACTACTCCATGTCGGTGATCATCTCGCGGGCTCTCCCCGATGCCCGCGACGGGCTCAAGCCCTCCCAGCGAAGAATTCTCTTCGCCATGGAGAACCTTTCCTTGTTCCCCGGACGCAAACACATCAAGTGCGCCAAGATTTGCGGCGATACCTCCGGAAATTACCACCCCCACGGCGAAGCCGTCATCTACCCCACCCTCGTCCATATGGCCCAACCCTGGGCCATGCGCGAGAAACTCGTGGACGGCAAGGGCAACTTCGGATCGGTCGAGGACGACCCCCCCGCCGCCATGCGTTATACCGAGGCTCGGTTAACCCACCTCGGCGCGGCCTTGCTCCAGGATATGGACAAGGACACGGTGGACTTTGTCCCCAACTATGACGAACGCCTCACCGAGCCGGTGGTCTTTCCCGCCGCCTTCCCGAATCTGCTCGTCAACGGGGGCACCGGGATCGCCGTCGGCATGGCCACCAACATGGCGCCTCATAATCTGGGGGAGGCCATTGATGCCATCTGCGCCCAAGTGGACCGCCCCCAAATCACCATCCCTGAACTGATGGCTTTCATCAAGGGCCCCGACTTCCCCACGGGCGGCATCGTCTGCGGCCTCGAGGGCATTCGCAATTACTTCAACACGGGACGCGGCAGCCTGAAGCTCCGCGGCAAAATCGTGATGGAACAGATGAAGGGAGGTCGCGAACAACTCGTCATCACGGAAATCCCCTACAACGTCAACCGGGCCGCCCTCGAACAACAGATCGCCGGTTTGGTCAACGAAAAGATCATTCCCGAGATTTCCGGCATGCGAAACGAGTCCGACGAGCATTGCCGGCTCGTGCTCGAACTCAAACGCGACGCCATCGCCAAAGTCGTCATCAACAACCTCTATCAACACACCCAGATGGAGGTCAGCTTCAGCGTCAATTTGCTCGCAATCGACCATGGACGCCCCAAAACGCTCAACCTGCGCGAGATCATCCAGTGCTACATTGATCACCGCCGGGAGGTCATCCTCCGCCGCACCCGCTTCGAATTGCGCAAAGCCGAGGAGCGCGCCGAAATCCTCGAAGGCTACCTCTGCGCCCTCCGCAATCTCGACGAATTCATCCGCATCATCCGCGGCTCCCGCAATCGCGAGGAAGCGAAAATCAAACTGCTCGCTTTCGAATGGAGCCGCCAGCAAGTCGAGGCCTGGGGATTGTTCATCCGCTCCGAAGCACGCGTCGCCTCCGGTTTCTATTCGCTGTCCGACCGCCAGGTGGACTCCATCCTGGAACTCCAACTCTACCGTTTAACCGGCCTGGAAATCGACAAAGTCCGAGCCGAATACGCGGAGTTGCTCGAGAAGATCAAGGACCTGCTCGACACGCTCGCCCGCGAAAGTCGCGTCATGGGGATCATCAAGTCGGAACTCCTCGTCATCAAAGAAAAACACGCCACCCCTCGCCGCACCGAACTCGTGCCCGACGAAGGCGACATCGCCATCGAAGATCTCATCGCCAACGAGGCGGTCATCATCACCCTCACCCACAACGGCCTCGTCAAACGGACCAGCATCAGTTCCTACCGCGCCCAGCGCCGCGGAGGACGAGGCGTCATTGGCATGGCAACCCGGGAGGGCAGCGCCGTCGAAGGTGAGGAAACTGACTTCATCGAGCACCTCTTCACCGCCAGCACTCACGATTACCTTCTTTTCTTCACAAACACCGGACGCGTCTATCAGGAACGCGTGCACGAAATCCCGGACATGGGCCGCGCCGCCAAAGGCCGCAGCATCGCCAACCTCCTTGAACTCCGCCCCCAGGAGAAGGTCGCCGCCCTGATCCGTATCGTGGCCAAAACCGGCCCGCAGCGCGAGGACACCACCTGGCAACAACCCGGCTTCCTCCTTTTTGCCACCGAACAGGGCACCGTCAAAAAGACCTCCCTCGACGAGTACGCCAATATTCGCAAGGACGGCATCATCGCCATCAATATCGAATCCGGCGACAGACTCATCGATGTCAAACTCAGCTCAGGCGCCAGCGAAGTGCTGCTCATTACCCACGATGGCATGAGCATTCGCTTTTCCGAGGAGGATGTCCGTCCCATGGGCCGGGCTACCGGTGGTGTGCGCGGCATCAACCTCGAAGGCTCAGACCGCGTCGTCGCCCTCGCCCTGGTCGAATCGGACTCCACCCTGCTCGTGGCGGGTGAAAATGGCGTCGGAAAGCGTACCGGGTTTGACGCTTACCCGCTTCAGTCGCGCGCCGGCAAAGGCGTCATCACCATGAAAACCGGCGAAAAAACCGGTGGAATCGCCGGCGCCCTCACCGTCAAGGAAAACGACGAAATCATGCTGATCACTTCCGCCGGCCAAATGGTGCGCATCGGCGTCAATCACATTCGGGAAACAGGCCGCATCGCCATGGGCGTCAAACTCATCAACCTGGATGACGGCGACAAACTGCAGGCCATCGCTCCCGTCCTCGGGGAAGATGAAAAGGCCGACTCGACCGAGCTTCCCACATCCGAAGCGCCCTCGGGGCCCAACTAA
- the gyrB gene encoding DNA topoisomerase (ATP-hydrolyzing) subunit B: MANHNDVPTPENQPVGDRYDASKLGKLEGLEAVRKKPGMYIGGTDERALHHCVSEVLDNSVDEHLAGHCTHIEVAIHVDGSISIRDNGRGIPVDIHPQYHIPGVELVLTTLHSGGKYGQGGYKFSGGTHGVGAKCVNAVSEWFEVEVSRDGLIHHMEFERGKTLKKLAVIGKAKGTGTLITFLPDREIFKETTEYKADHITTRLRELAFLNSGLKISFTDERAAESKTETFFFRDGIEEFVKQLNKNKETIHPKPIVFRKESKVATPDKEVEIYVDVVLQYNDSYSDQVLCYTNTVHNPDGGAHLSGFRSALTRAINQYARSNELLKEKDPQITGDDVREGLTAVISVKHSDPKFESQTKVKLISPEVESVVGSVAYEGLMSYFDGTPAVAKRILDKALNAARAREAARKAREAVRKSALTGGGLPGKLADCSDRDPVNTELFIVEGDSAGGSAKQGRDRRFQAILPIRGKLINVEKARLDKVLQNNEIRTMITAIGTGIGNGEGEGAFDLQKLRYHKVIIMTDADVDGSHIRTLLLTFFYRQMPQLINRGFVYIAQPPLYSIARKKRTEYVDDDVQLNRILIQIASEEVRLKNLADGRELTERNLQEVLELLESLDKHATFIRRQGGDFTAYVEHRSPQGDFPEHLIKVREGNEETTLYFVSNGEVDEYKASQPELFGTDTDFLEKKREGPIRRAKYCHLQHESKAVAELFKSLAQKGLQVEHFSAQDKPLFELIEGEGDRSVVTPLFSIPDILTHVKAVGKKGIQMYRFKGLGEMDAKELFETTMDPAKRKLLRIDLTDAIEAEDMFTKLMGDDVEPRRQFIEDNALNVRNLDV; encoded by the coding sequence ATGGCCAACCACAACGACGTTCCCACACCCGAAAACCAACCGGTCGGCGATCGTTATGATGCCTCGAAATTGGGCAAATTGGAGGGGTTGGAGGCGGTTCGAAAGAAACCGGGCATGTATATTGGCGGCACCGACGAGCGCGCCCTCCATCACTGTGTTTCCGAGGTGCTCGACAACTCGGTGGACGAGCACCTGGCAGGCCATTGCACCCACATCGAGGTGGCCATCCATGTGGACGGCTCCATTTCCATTCGAGACAACGGACGTGGGATTCCCGTTGATATCCACCCCCAATACCACATTCCGGGAGTCGAACTCGTTCTCACCACGCTGCATTCCGGCGGCAAGTACGGCCAGGGAGGATACAAATTTTCCGGGGGCACCCATGGTGTCGGCGCCAAATGCGTGAACGCCGTCAGCGAATGGTTTGAAGTCGAGGTTTCCCGCGACGGTTTGATCCACCACATGGAGTTCGAACGGGGCAAGACCCTGAAGAAACTGGCGGTCATCGGCAAAGCCAAAGGCACCGGTACTCTCATTACCTTTCTTCCAGACCGCGAGATCTTCAAAGAGACCACCGAATACAAAGCCGATCACATCACCACCCGGTTGCGCGAACTCGCCTTCCTGAACTCCGGCCTCAAGATCTCCTTCACCGACGAACGCGCCGCCGAATCCAAAACCGAAACCTTTTTCTTCAGAGACGGCATCGAGGAGTTCGTCAAGCAACTCAATAAGAACAAAGAAACGATCCACCCCAAACCCATCGTCTTCCGCAAAGAGTCCAAGGTCGCCACCCCCGACAAAGAAGTCGAAATCTATGTCGATGTCGTCCTTCAATACAACGACAGCTACTCGGACCAGGTCCTCTGCTACACGAACACCGTCCACAATCCCGACGGCGGAGCGCACTTGTCCGGCTTCCGCAGCGCCCTCACCCGCGCCATCAATCAGTACGCAAGATCCAATGAACTGCTGAAGGAAAAGGATCCCCAGATCACCGGCGACGATGTTCGGGAAGGTCTCACCGCCGTCATTTCCGTCAAACACAGCGACCCGAAGTTCGAGTCCCAAACGAAAGTCAAACTCATCTCCCCCGAGGTCGAAAGCGTCGTGGGTTCGGTGGCTTACGAGGGATTGATGTCCTATTTCGACGGCACCCCCGCCGTCGCCAAACGAATCCTCGATAAAGCCCTTAATGCCGCCCGCGCACGCGAAGCGGCCCGCAAGGCCCGCGAAGCCGTCCGCAAGTCCGCCCTCACCGGCGGCGGCCTTCCGGGCAAACTCGCCGATTGCTCCGATCGTGACCCGGTCAACACCGAACTCTTCATCGTCGAGGGCGACTCCGCCGGCGGCTCCGCCAAGCAAGGCCGCGACCGCCGATTCCAAGCCATCCTCCCCATCCGCGGCAAACTCATCAACGTCGAGAAAGCCAGACTGGACAAGGTGCTCCAAAACAACGAAATCCGCACCATGATCACCGCCATCGGCACGGGCATCGGCAATGGCGAGGGCGAAGGGGCTTTCGATCTCCAAAAACTCCGCTACCACAAAGTCATCATCATGACGGACGCCGATGTGGACGGCTCGCACATCCGCACGCTTCTCCTCACCTTCTTCTACCGGCAGATGCCGCAACTCATCAACCGCGGCTTCGTCTACATCGCCCAACCCCCGCTCTACTCCATCGCCCGCAAGAAACGAACCGAGTACGTGGACGATGATGTTCAATTGAACCGCATCCTCATCCAGATCGCTTCCGAAGAAGTCCGGCTTAAGAACCTCGCCGATGGACGCGAGCTCACGGAACGAAACCTCCAAGAAGTCCTGGAGTTGCTCGAATCGCTGGACAAACACGCCACCTTCATCCGCCGGCAAGGAGGCGATTTCACCGCTTACGTCGAACATCGGTCTCCCCAGGGAGATTTCCCCGAACACCTCATCAAGGTTCGCGAGGGAAACGAGGAAACCACGCTCTACTTTGTTTCCAATGGCGAAGTGGACGAATACAAAGCCTCGCAGCCGGAGTTGTTCGGGACCGACACCGACTTCCTCGAAAAGAAACGCGAAGGTCCCATCCGCCGCGCCAAGTACTGCCACCTTCAACATGAAAGCAAAGCAGTCGCCGAGCTCTTCAAATCCCTGGCCCAAAAAGGGCTCCAAGTGGAACATTTCTCGGCCCAGGACAAACCCCTCTTCGAATTGATCGAAGGGGAAGGAGACCGCTCCGTCGTCACCCCGCTGTTCAGCATCCCCGACATCCTCACCCACGTGAAGGCCGTGGGCAAAAAGGGCATCCAAATGTACCGATTCAAAGGGTTGGGTGAAATGGATGCCAAGGAGCTCTTCGAGACGACCATGGACCCGGCCAAACGAAAGCTGCTCCGCATCGACCTCACCGACGCCATCGAGGCCGAAGACATGTTTACCAAGCTCATGGGCGATGACGTTGAACCCCGCCGCCAGTTTATCGAAGACAACGCGCTCAACGTGCGCAATCTCGACGTCTAA
- a CDS encoding PQQ-like beta-propeller repeat protein has protein sequence MHRFVLALLMGLGCGSSSVWGSIAKPWGEFRGPTGQGHASVKTVPLHWSGEKNVAWKTVIPGGGWSSPVVDDRAVYVTAAEPAGGASSLTLRVISLDKASGQVNWDVPVFQPQAGKVAGIHNKNSQASPTPLIAGERVYVHFGHLGTACLTTRGALVWTNESLWYPPVHGNGGSPALFGDRLYFSCDAGEDPFVAAVSTKDGKLVWKVNRETQAKKTFSFSTPLVIEVGGRKQLISPGSGVVGGYDPANGTELWRVNYGEGYSVVPRPIFAHGLLFIGTGYDRPSVLAIRAGGTGDVTQTHVVWKTTRGAPNTPSLLVVGDELYMVSDGGILSCLDAKTGREHWQERVGGNVSASPVYAAGRIYVQNEEGLGVVVKAGRTFEKLAANDLKERTLASYAMEEGSIYIRSAKHVFKIRE, from the coding sequence ATGCACCGATTTGTCTTGGCACTGCTCATGGGACTGGGATGCGGGAGTTCCTCAGTGTGGGGCTCGATTGCGAAACCTTGGGGAGAATTCCGAGGGCCGACCGGCCAGGGACATGCCTCGGTGAAGACGGTGCCCTTGCATTGGTCGGGCGAGAAGAATGTGGCGTGGAAAACAGTGATCCCTGGGGGTGGATGGTCCTCGCCGGTGGTGGATGATCGGGCGGTTTACGTGACTGCGGCCGAGCCTGCCGGGGGTGCTTCAAGTTTGACGCTGCGCGTCATCTCCCTGGACAAAGCGTCGGGCCAGGTGAATTGGGATGTGCCGGTCTTTCAACCGCAGGCGGGCAAGGTCGCGGGCATTCATAACAAGAACAGCCAGGCGAGTCCGACCCCTTTGATCGCCGGCGAGCGAGTCTATGTTCATTTTGGCCATTTGGGCACTGCGTGTTTGACCACGCGGGGCGCCCTGGTGTGGACCAATGAAAGTCTTTGGTATCCGCCGGTGCATGGCAATGGAGGATCACCGGCCCTTTTCGGGGATCGCCTCTACTTTTCCTGTGACGCGGGGGAGGATCCTTTTGTGGCGGCGGTTTCCACGAAGGATGGCAAGCTTGTCTGGAAAGTGAACCGGGAGACTCAGGCCAAGAAGACGTTTTCCTTTTCGACGCCGCTCGTGATTGAAGTGGGAGGAAGGAAGCAACTGATCAGTCCGGGCAGTGGTGTGGTGGGGGGCTACGATCCGGCGAACGGGACCGAGTTGTGGCGGGTGAATTATGGGGAAGGATACTCGGTGGTGCCTCGTCCGATTTTTGCCCACGGGCTGCTTTTTATCGGCACGGGATATGATCGTCCCAGTGTGCTGGCGATCCGCGCGGGGGGCACTGGCGATGTGACGCAGACCCACGTGGTTTGGAAAACCACGCGGGGCGCTCCCAACACGCCGTCGTTGCTGGTGGTGGGCGACGAGTTGTATATGGTTTCCGATGGAGGCATCCTGTCGTGCCTCGATGCGAAGACGGGCCGGGAGCACTGGCAGGAAAGGGTGGGTGGGAATGTGTCGGCTTCACCGGTCTACGCGGCGGGCCGGATCTATGTGCAAAACGAGGAAGGGCTTGGCGTAGTGGTGAAAGCC